One genomic region from Flagellimonas oceani encodes:
- a CDS encoding C40 family peptidase, protein MLRKTIILLLFFAITACGPGKKRRTYSKTRTVTVEGSTNDTSPERLPKPKKEGRKNDKADAIVSTAMTYSGTRYKYGGTTKKGMDCSGLVYVSLKENDILFPRTSYQMALEGQKIRVGDIEKGDLLFFQTSKTGRRINHVGLVVDVNGRDIKFIHSTTSRGVLVSSLREGYWNSAFVKAMRIL, encoded by the coding sequence ATGTTACGAAAAACCATAATCTTACTATTGTTTTTTGCCATCACCGCATGCGGCCCGGGCAAAAAGCGACGTACCTACAGCAAGACCCGAACCGTTACGGTAGAGGGGTCCACAAACGACACTTCCCCTGAACGCTTACCCAAACCCAAAAAAGAGGGGCGTAAAAATGACAAGGCCGATGCCATTGTTTCCACTGCAATGACCTATTCCGGAACCCGGTACAAGTACGGGGGAACCACCAAAAAAGGAATGGACTGCTCCGGATTGGTCTATGTTTCATTAAAAGAAAACGACATTTTGTTTCCGCGTACCTCCTACCAAATGGCATTGGAAGGTCAAAAGATAAGGGTGGGCGACATTGAAAAAGGCGATTTGTTGTTTTTTCAGACCAGCAAAACGGGCAGGCGCATCAATCATGTTGGATTGGTGGTCGATGTCAACGGTCGGGACATTAAGTTTATTCACTCCACAACCTCTAGAGGAGTGCTGGTATCCTCTTTACGGGAAGGGTATTGGAACAGCGCCTTTGTAAAGGCCATGCGCATCCTATAA
- a CDS encoding ComEC/Rec2 family competence protein, with the protein MSIKLTFWVVLGIVIGFYFEVAPLLPLIAMFVLLPIMYWVGKKQDRKGVPYFEMLTSLITLCLGIFVVGISINRDMPRHYTKQGHLQETVWHLKVSEALKPNAFSHRYITQIIAADGDVASGKLLFSLSVDSSLKRLQVDDEFLIYAKPEDIHPPLNPYQFDYRSYLEKQGIQHQIRTNYAAIIKKQGAPKTLFGAANNFREHIISKLKEKNFGTEELGVIEALILGKRDDISESTYNNYKNAGAVHILAVSGLHVGIILFLLEFILAPLARLPKGKSIKLILVVLLLWSYAFIAGLSPSIVRAVTMFSFVAYALYLNRPTNSFNIIALSMLFILLVKPLFVFQVGFQMSYAAVFAIVWIYPKLQKFWLPEHIIIRKAWQLLSVSIAAQLGVVPISLFYFHQFPALFFISNLLIIPFLGLILGFGILVIILALVDFLPQFMVDGFNWVIQLMNSVVGWVAQQEGFIIKNISFDSVQLLLGYLIIITLVIFLSKPKWKTVLPLFGGIIVFQGWMIWNQFQVRQKETVILAHRSRNTVLLHQSGSSLSVITSDSTNIGTIGTDYVVAERIQKLDTFRLQNSYQIGEKKLFVLDSLGILPLEGDLDYLLLTQSPEINLERVLDSIKPKKIFADRSNYPSLIKKWEQTCIQKEIPFHYTGEKGFYVLSIN; encoded by the coding sequence GTGTCCATAAAACTCACTTTTTGGGTTGTTTTGGGCATTGTTATCGGTTTTTATTTTGAAGTTGCTCCGCTTTTGCCCTTAATTGCCATGTTCGTATTGCTGCCCATAATGTATTGGGTCGGTAAAAAGCAGGATAGAAAAGGGGTCCCGTATTTTGAGATGCTGACTTCACTTATCACACTTTGCTTGGGCATTTTCGTTGTTGGTATTTCCATCAACCGCGATATGCCACGGCATTATACCAAGCAGGGGCACCTCCAAGAAACGGTATGGCATCTCAAAGTAAGCGAAGCACTTAAACCAAATGCCTTCTCCCACCGATATATCACCCAAATTATTGCTGCGGACGGAGATGTAGCCTCCGGAAAATTGCTTTTCAGTCTCTCGGTGGACTCCTCTTTGAAGCGATTACAGGTCGACGATGAATTTTTGATTTACGCCAAACCTGAAGATATCCATCCGCCATTAAACCCATATCAATTTGATTACCGTAGCTATCTCGAAAAGCAGGGCATTCAGCATCAAATCAGAACCAATTACGCGGCCATCATAAAAAAGCAAGGTGCTCCCAAAACCTTGTTTGGTGCAGCAAACAACTTTAGGGAACACATTATTTCCAAATTGAAGGAAAAGAATTTTGGCACAGAAGAATTGGGCGTTATAGAAGCTTTGATTTTGGGGAAACGGGACGATATTTCCGAGAGCACCTACAACAATTACAAAAATGCAGGTGCCGTTCATATACTGGCCGTTTCCGGACTTCACGTGGGCATTATCCTCTTCTTGCTGGAGTTTATTTTGGCGCCATTGGCTCGTTTACCTAAAGGTAAAAGCATCAAACTTATATTGGTGGTGCTGTTGCTTTGGAGCTATGCCTTTATTGCGGGGCTCTCCCCTTCCATTGTCCGTGCGGTCACCATGTTTTCCTTTGTGGCCTATGCGCTTTACCTGAACCGTCCCACCAACTCGTTCAACATTATTGCCCTATCGATGTTGTTCATCCTCCTAGTAAAGCCCTTGTTCGTATTTCAGGTTGGATTTCAAATGAGCTATGCCGCCGTATTTGCCATTGTTTGGATTTACCCGAAACTGCAAAAGTTTTGGCTTCCCGAGCATATCATTATTCGAAAAGCGTGGCAATTGTTATCGGTCAGCATTGCAGCACAATTGGGCGTAGTGCCGATTAGTTTGTTCTATTTTCATCAGTTTCCGGCGCTGTTTTTTATTTCCAATCTACTCATTATTCCATTTTTAGGGTTGATTCTGGGCTTTGGAATCTTGGTCATCATTTTGGCTTTGGTCGACTTCCTACCCCAATTTATGGTGGATGGTTTTAATTGGGTGATTCAACTGATGAATTCCGTTGTTGGTTGGGTGGCCCAGCAGGAAGGCTTCATCATCAAAAATATTTCGTTTGATTCGGTTCAGCTGCTATTGGGGTACCTCATCATCATTACATTGGTGATATTCCTCTCCAAGCCCAAATGGAAAACTGTATTGCCACTGTTTGGAGGAATCATTGTTTTTCAAGGTTGGATGATTTGGAACCAATTTCAAGTGCGTCAAAAGGAAACCGTTATACTGGCTCACCGTTCCAGAAACACGGTTTTGTTGCATCAATCGGGGAGCTCACTTTCGGTGATCACTTCGGATAGCACCAATATTGGGACCATTGGCACTGATTATGTCGTAGCGGAACGGATTCAAAAATTGGACACCTTTCGACTTCAAAATAGCTATCAAATCGGTGAGAAAAAGTTATTTGTTTTGGACAGTTTGGGCATTCTTCCTTTGGAAGGTGATTTGGATTACTTGTTGCTCACCCAATCGCCCGAAATCAATCTGGAGCGGGTTCTGGATTCCATCAAACCCAAAAAAATATTTGCTGACAGAAGCAATTACCCCAGCTTGATCAAAAAATGGGAACAAACATGCATCCAAAAAGAAATCCCCTTCCACTACACCGGTGAAAAGGGATTTTATGTTTTAAGCATAAATTAA
- a CDS encoding peptide MFS transporter, producing MSTVTKPAHKKELFGHPVGLYVLFFTEMWERFSYYGMRALLTLYMTAETLKSDPQSGLGWTTTEALALYGWYTMLVYVMSIPGGFLADRYLGQKKAVTIGAILLTIGHGVLAIDSLWAYYTGLGFVILGVGMLKPNISTMVGGLYKPNDIRRDKGFSIFYVGINLGSFLASITVGIVAAVYGWHYGFGLAGIGMFVGLLVYLYGQRFLVHVGNQPTMEEKATDISLGQLFLQLLKSPLQLAIVGVLLAYSVYAGFTYDGPDNWGYGILFIFLSLITGMMMMIYKNLNGKVEKDRYVVLLISLLMVIVFWGSFEQMGGLMNLYAQEKTNRMFMGWEVPAAWFQAANAGFIILFAVAVANFWAKRKLKGKEATSLFKMATGVIIMGVGFIYMVFASLQYESSGSSAMYWLVLTYLFHTIGELCLSPVSLSFFTKLAPGRYMALMMGVYWAATGLGNKVAGIVGESSVQAGELKVFGGLFIFAVLFGTLVLFLLKPLKRLTHGAEDNETEVTVEDKVETIERG from the coding sequence ATGTCAACAGTAACCAAACCAGCCCACAAAAAAGAATTATTTGGACATCCGGTAGGATTGTATGTATTGTTCTTCACCGAAATGTGGGAACGATTTTCCTACTACGGTATGAGGGCTCTGCTTACCCTGTATATGACAGCGGAAACGTTGAAAAGTGATCCCCAGAGTGGATTGGGATGGACCACTACCGAAGCTTTGGCACTCTACGGCTGGTACACCATGTTAGTTTATGTAATGAGCATACCTGGTGGATTTTTGGCCGATAGGTACCTTGGACAGAAAAAAGCAGTGACCATAGGAGCCATTCTTTTGACCATAGGACATGGAGTTTTGGCAATTGACTCCCTTTGGGCTTACTACACAGGTCTGGGCTTTGTTATTTTGGGAGTTGGAATGCTGAAGCCCAACATTTCCACTATGGTAGGTGGGCTTTATAAACCTAATGACATTCGAAGGGACAAGGGCTTTAGTATTTTTTATGTAGGGATAAATCTTGGGTCATTTCTCGCTTCTATTACGGTAGGTATCGTAGCGGCAGTGTACGGTTGGCATTATGGATTTGGTCTTGCAGGTATCGGGATGTTTGTGGGATTGTTGGTGTATCTCTACGGACAACGGTTTTTAGTGCATGTTGGTAATCAGCCTACAATGGAAGAAAAAGCCACAGATATAAGTTTGGGGCAATTGTTTTTGCAACTGCTTAAATCCCCATTGCAGTTGGCCATTGTTGGAGTTTTGCTTGCCTATTCGGTTTATGCAGGGTTTACATATGATGGTCCCGACAATTGGGGGTATGGTATACTGTTCATCTTTTTATCCTTGATTACAGGAATGATGATGATGATTTACAAAAACTTGAATGGAAAAGTAGAAAAGGACAGGTACGTTGTGCTCCTTATATCGCTTTTGATGGTGATCGTTTTTTGGGGAAGTTTTGAGCAAATGGGAGGCCTTATGAATTTGTATGCCCAAGAAAAAACCAATAGAATGTTTATGGGGTGGGAAGTGCCCGCTGCTTGGTTTCAAGCTGCCAATGCTGGCTTTATTATCCTTTTTGCCGTCGCGGTGGCAAATTTTTGGGCCAAAAGAAAATTAAAAGGAAAGGAAGCTACTTCTTTGTTTAAAATGGCAACTGGTGTTATTATCATGGGCGTAGGATTTATTTATATGGTTTTTGCCTCATTGCAATACGAAAGTTCAGGTTCTTCTGCCATGTACTGGTTGGTTTTGACCTATCTCTTTCACACCATTGGCGAGTTATGCCTTTCACCGGTATCATTGTCATTCTTCACAAAATTGGCACCAGGAAGGTATATGGCCTTGATGATGGGGGTATACTGGGCCGCCACAGGTTTGGGAAACAAAGTTGCAGGTATCGTTGGAGAGAGTTCGGTGCAAGCAGGTGAATTGAAGGTCTTTGGAGGGCTCTTCATTTTTGCTGTGCTTTTTGGAACATTGGTGTTGTTTCTTTTGAAACCACTGAAGCGGTTGACCCACGGAGCAGAAGACAACGAAACGGAAGTTACTGTTGAAGATAAAGTAGAAACTATCGAAAGGGGTTAA
- a CDS encoding S9 family peptidase yields MNKQSFLFLFFLGVVTFSTAQKQKITLEEIWGGEFRTEYMDVLRSMNNGTQYTILNTERSPRSSSLDKYDYETLEKVETIVASSDAVPYFSSYTFSDDESKVLLATEVEPVFRRSRLGIYYVYDISSKELVKIAETKIQEPTLSPDGSKVAYVLDNNIYILDLASRTTKQVTTDGSKGTIINGVTDWVYEEEFAFVRAFEWNSDGTKIAFLRFDETEVPHFSMDFYGTELYPYQHEFKYPKAGEKNSIVTLHMFDVASGNISDVDLNDPYYIPRIKWMHNPNHLSVQTLNRHQNELKLNDVDAEDNSVTLLLEETDKAYVDIDDDLTFLDDDSFIWTSEADGYNHLYLYGSNGKLKNQITEGPWEVTRYYGYDEKHDRIFYQSVENGSINRGVYSISTKGKRKKELSVEEGTNSAAFSSDFTYYINTYSSATTPYKFTLHDASDGKLLKEIKDNSALLNKLEGYEIAPKEFSTINVNGYDLNMYIIKPADFDPNKKYPLFMFQYSGPGSQQVSNSWMGSNDYWHQHLASQGYIVACVDGRGTGLKGRDFKKMTQKELGKFEVEDQIDVAKKLSERPYIDENRTGIWGWSYGGFMSTNALLKGNDTFEMAIAVAPVTSWRFYDTIYTERYMQTPQENPTGYDDNSPFNYPELLKGKYLLVHGSGDDNVHVQNTMRMIEALVQANKQFDWAIYPDKNHGIYGGNTRLHLYTKMTNFVKENL; encoded by the coding sequence AGATTTGGGGAGGAGAGTTCAGGACAGAATACATGGATGTCCTACGATCCATGAACAACGGTACACAATACACCATTTTAAATACCGAACGTTCCCCGCGTTCCAGCAGTTTGGACAAGTACGATTATGAAACTTTGGAAAAGGTGGAGACCATCGTGGCATCATCCGATGCCGTTCCATACTTTTCATCCTATACGTTTAGCGATGATGAATCGAAAGTGCTCTTGGCAACAGAAGTGGAGCCCGTTTTCAGACGATCTCGTCTGGGTATTTATTATGTATATGATATTTCCTCCAAAGAATTGGTGAAAATCGCCGAGACGAAAATTCAAGAACCCACGCTTTCTCCTGATGGAAGCAAGGTGGCCTATGTGCTCGACAACAACATTTACATATTGGATTTGGCGTCCAGAACCACCAAACAAGTGACCACCGATGGAAGCAAAGGCACCATTATCAATGGAGTGACGGATTGGGTGTACGAGGAAGAGTTTGCGTTCGTCCGAGCTTTTGAATGGAACAGTGATGGGACCAAAATTGCATTTTTGCGATTTGACGAGACAGAAGTCCCACACTTTTCCATGGATTTTTACGGAACTGAACTGTATCCTTATCAGCATGAATTCAAATATCCGAAGGCAGGGGAGAAAAATTCCATAGTTACTTTGCATATGTTTGATGTGGCCTCTGGCAATATTTCCGATGTGGATTTAAACGACCCCTACTACATTCCAAGAATAAAGTGGATGCACAATCCCAACCACTTGAGTGTCCAGACCCTGAACAGGCATCAAAACGAATTGAAACTTAACGATGTTGATGCCGAGGATAATTCAGTAACCCTATTATTGGAAGAAACCGATAAGGCTTATGTGGATATTGATGATGACCTTACTTTTTTGGATGATGATAGCTTTATCTGGACCAGCGAGGCGGATGGGTACAATCACCTGTATCTCTACGGAAGCAACGGAAAACTAAAGAATCAGATTACCGAAGGCCCTTGGGAAGTCACAAGATATTACGGTTATGATGAAAAGCACGACCGTATTTTTTATCAGTCCGTGGAGAATGGTTCGATCAATAGAGGTGTTTACAGCATATCCACCAAAGGGAAACGCAAAAAGGAACTTTCCGTGGAGGAGGGAACCAATTCAGCAGCTTTCAGCAGCGATTTCACCTATTACATCAACACCTATTCCAGCGCGACCACCCCATATAAATTTACATTGCACGATGCATCCGATGGTAAATTGTTGAAAGAGATCAAGGACAACTCGGCTTTGCTGAACAAATTGGAAGGTTATGAGATAGCACCCAAAGAGTTCTCCACCATCAATGTAAATGGGTACGACCTCAATATGTACATCATCAAGCCGGCTGATTTTGACCCAAATAAGAAATACCCCTTGTTCATGTTCCAGTACAGTGGACCGGGTTCCCAACAAGTTTCCAATTCATGGATGGGCAGCAACGATTATTGGCACCAGCATTTGGCATCACAAGGCTATATTGTGGCCTGTGTGGATGGCAGGGGAACCGGGCTAAAAGGCCGCGATTTTAAAAAAATGACCCAAAAAGAGTTGGGCAAATTTGAAGTTGAAGATCAAATTGACGTTGCCAAAAAGTTGAGCGAGCGCCCCTATATCGATGAAAACCGAACCGGAATCTGGGGGTGGAGCTACGGAGGCTTTATGTCCACAAATGCGCTGCTAAAAGGCAACGATACCTTTGAAATGGCCATTGCCGTGGCACCCGTTACCTCATGGCGTTTTTATGACACCATCTATACGGAGCGCTATATGCAGACCCCTCAGGAAAATCCGACCGGCTATGACGATAACTCACCGTTCAACTATCCAGAATTGTTGAAAGGAAAATACCTGTTGGTGCACGGTTCCGGGGACGATAATGTTCATGTACAGAACACGATGCGAATGATCGAGGCATTGGTCCAGGCCAACAAACAGTTTGATTGGGCCATTTACCCCGATAAAAACCACGGGATATACGGTGGCAATACCAGATTGCATCTCTATACCAAGATGACCAACTTCGTTAAAGAGAACTTATAA